In Rutidosis leptorrhynchoides isolate AG116_Rl617_1_P2 unplaced genomic scaffold, CSIRO_AGI_Rlap_v1 contig130, whole genome shotgun sequence, the genomic window CAGACCATGCTTCTTGCAACGACAGTTTTTTCATACTTAATCATCGTTTACACGGAAGTAAAAATTGAATCAAATTACCAGCTCCCATAGCCTCTGTCATGTTAATACTATAAATGTCTGACTTTTTCTCCTCTTCATCAGTGCTGCTCACATTTTTATTGGAAGTGGAGCCCGAAGTAGCCTAAAGGGAACAACACACAGACAATATGAAGATGGGTTTAAATTAAGCCATATAGAGATGCTAACTGCTCAAAAATAGACTCTTGCACACGTGAAATGGGCAGATTGACTAGCATTCGAGTTGTGTATGTGCTTAATCAGTAAAATCatatttctttcttcttcttttttgacGTTGTAAAATCATATTTCATTGCTTTAGAAACCACGCTTTTCAGAGAATGTCAGGCAACTATTTTCAAATTTTGTAAAACCACAGTTCCCATTCAATATCATTGATAATGAGCAACATATACTCGTTTCGCACATGTAACAGTTAACTCTAACCACCTGGAAAATATAGCATCAAGATAGTACAACACACTATACAGACCACACAGTCGATTTTACCAAGCTACATGTTCAATTTCAAACAGTAacccaaaataaaaataaaaacgcaTTCAATCAATAAATATCTGAAACACTTTTTTCCTTTTGTCTTTATCCCATAAGTAGTGTCACGATTCAAATGGTGAAGCAGACATAGTCATTACAAAAAGACAAGATAGCAAAGAACTCAACAAagagtatcaaaagaaatattctaCATGTTAAAATAAATCAAGATGTTTGTTTAAATAGCTTCCACCCAATAATTTTTATAAAACAGAATATTCTTCAATCAATATTGTCCATATTTCAGCTAAATTTTGAGCTCATAATCGATCATCTTTACCTCAAAAGCAATCCTGAATTATCATTAAAAGTTAGTGCTGCTAAATTACCTTAACATTGACCACCAAATTACGATGCAGATAGCTAGAATTTATCATTCCCTGAATAAATGAACAAAAGCAATCAGTGAAATAAACACACAATCACAATATATCGAAACAACAAACAATTTTTCCATGTAACCACGCATGGCCGTCTTATTACCACCTTATTAAAAGAATGTGGAAATGGTTTCTTTTCATGCTGCTTAAAGCAGCTCTGCGATGGTAGCAAAGCAGCTGATCTGGAAACAAATCGAAACAAACAGTAAACAAATGGTTTATACAGACAACGATCGATTGAAGAGAAGAAATATCGATTAGACCTACCTTGTAAGATTTTGCAGGCAATTCATGGGATGGGAtccgaagaagaagatgaaaatttAGTAGACTGTGCAGTACACGTGaggaggaaagaaagaaagaaagtgaGATTTGATATTGAGAAATGATATTTTTTTCGTGGGCCGTCAATTTATAGGTGTAGGTATAAGTCATAAAAGGGTATTAGCTTTTGTGATATTCTCGACTTTGACACTAAAAAATTTCCCTCCAAATATGGCGGGTGGGCCGAGCCGATTCGTTTTAAGTTCAGGAACCGACTCGCTCGATTTAATTGTTTTCTTTTGCGATATTGATTCTCCATTTTGCTACTTGTATTGTATTTCCCTCCAAATAAATAGTAGTATGAAAGATAGGCCGGGCCGAGGCATTTTAAGTACAGGAACTGACTCGCTCAATTTGATTTTTTAAGCCCTGGCCCACCAGACCCAATTGTTATATGGTCCACGAACTGCCATGCTCCAGAAGATCCGACATTCGTGATCATAAAACCTTCGCTCCTACTATGATCCTGTTTGTctcttataaaaataaatttataatttGGTCCTTATTAGAATATATTGGGGAGCCTATACAATCCCTAAACTTTCTTAAATTTCATTTGAGTCTCTTAAATTTTCAGTCCAATAGTAAGAACGTTCGTTCATTTACGTTCTTACCGCGCTACGTTTTATCTCCCTAACTTGATTTAGACTATCTTGCATACAAGTTCGCTACAAAAGTTCGTTCAATTCCACACTTTATTCTCTTAACATTTATCTTCATATTGACTTGTAATTAAGTCCGATCAGATTCTATAAACCAGAAATTCAAAATATAAAATGTACATTGCAGATAAGATTACTTACTAATTTAAAGTAGATGACAAACTAAATATGTAGGTCATACTTAAATGCCAATTGAAGAGTCCCGTGCAACTAAACAAAATCATTATTCAAACTAAACAAGATCATAATTAAACATACAAATTTTTTTATGCACAACTAATGTGTAGAACCAAATAAAGAATTTTCTATTGTACTTTACTAGTCAATGGGCCCGTCCGTTGGACGAAAAGTCCGTACATTTGAAAATtaacaatttaaatatattttataataattatttgtattaaacgttattaaatatatgtcaaatattatatcaaaagagattattttaattttatattaattataattattttgattttatttcaaaatctacaatCCCATTAGAAacaaaattttattttgtttttaaaaataatAGAAGTAGCAAAACGTAAAAATTACATATCAAGATTTgattagataataaaatttataattgcatCTAATCAATTCAATTTTTCTTATTGTTTGAAATATAAGATACACTCATTTTAATTAagaatttagaaaaaaaaatatagtggaTTTTTATAAGGAATAATAGTTTAACAAAAACttagaaaaataataatatattatattttgattagaatttttttttttaacaatatgtccgtttgaataggaaaaaagaaGACATGCCCGTTTTaattataaataagaaaaagaatataatgaattttaattaggaAAAATTATTAATTGTTTGAAAAATAAAATATGCCTGTTTTAATTAAGATTAGAAAAAACTATAATCgattttattaggaataatagcataataaaaaaattagaaaaataatatatattgtaatttgattagaaataatttttttaataatatgtccGTTTGAATAGGAAAAAATAATATATGTccgtttcaattaatatatatatagtgtattataatttttttagaaaattttttttaaataatagatagaaatttgattaggaataaaattattatattaaaaaataataagtGAAAGATAAAAGAGAATAGGAATCTCATATGATTAGAATAAGTAATTGATataattttattagaattattatcttattgtttttgaatttttaattagaatagaaaaaaaatattgatttaaaattataatttgatttttaattaaattcaaaaacttaatttttaaattaaacgccatgtgtcggatgttgatttgacaataaaatttgtaATTGAATTGTAATTGGAagaaattaaacaaattaaaaaagTCTCTCTATTGATTGCACTAGTCAGTGGGCCCGTCCGTTGGACGGAAAGTCCGtacttttaaaaatttaaatatatattatataaaaaattattaaatctatcaatttttttttttaactttatatcaattataattattttgatttgatttcaaaatatacaatcctattaaatttaaaatttattttttttcaaaaataataaacataataaaagGTAAGAGTTATGtatcaagatttcataataaaatttataatttcatCTAATCAATTTAATTATTTCTATTATTTGAAAAATAATATGTGTCCGTTTTTaattaagaatgaaaaaaatatataacgGGCTTTTATGAGGAATAATAGTTTAagcaaaaataatatatattataatttaattagGAATGATTTTTTTTTTCATAATATGCCCGTTTGAATAGGAAAATGGTAGATGTACTCGTTTTAATTAGGAATAGAAAAAAATAATATGAATTTTATTAGaaatattttttaaaataatagatgaaattgattaggaataaaattattatattaaaaaaatgataattgatagaattttattaagaatcattacgtttttattgtattttgatttcctaattagaaaaggaaaaaaaataatatgATTGATTTAAAATTATAACTTGATTTCTAATTAAACTCAAAGTTCTTAAATACATGTGTCCCCGTCCGTTGAACGGAAAGTCTGTaccttaaaaaaaattaaatataaattataaaaaattaaaaaaataatatatatattttaatttgattaggaataattttttttAGCAATATGTCCGTTTGAATAGGTAAAAAAGAAAATGTGACCATTTTAATTAGGAATAAAAAAAGtaatataatgaattttaattagaaAAAATTGTTAAATAAAGAAATTAGGAAAAAAATATggtgtattataattttattaggaatatatttttattgtgttttgattttCTAATTAGAATAGGAAAAATCATAGACTTATAATTGTAATTTGAAACCTAATTAAACTTAAAGTTTTAAATGAGGAatatagtttaataaaaaaaattaaaaaaaattatatattattatttgattaGAAATAATTTTTCTAACAATATGCCCGTTTGGATAGGAAAAACAAATGTGCCTATTTTAATTAGAAATAGGAAAAAAGAATATAATGAATTTTTATTAGGAAaaattatttaataaaaaaatagaaaaaatatagtgtattaaaattttattagaattttttttaaataatggaTACGAAATTGATTAGGAATAAAACTATTATATTAAGAAAAAGTAATTGatagaattttattaggaatcattatgtttttattgtattttgatttcctaattagaaaaggaaaaaaaaatatcattaacttaaaattgtaacttgaaacctaattaaactcaaagttcttatatacatgtgtcaaattactattcgttaataaaacgccatatgtcggatgttgatttgacaataaaatttacaATTGAATTAAAATTGGGACAAATTAAAAAAGTCTCTCTATTGTCTATAAGATTCCGTATCTAATTAAGCGGCACACTATAAAATACTACACCTTCACTTCACTTCACTTgacttaattaaatatatatacaaattaatttttTCCCTAAAacagaatttaattaattaaataaatcacCGTGATAATAGCAACAAAAAAATTGATATATTCGTGTAGATTGGGATTTTGAGTTCTATAGCAACTCAAACACGTCAAATTTATGTATAAATAATGCACGTTTTCATACAAAAAACTCGCTAGCTAGACCAACAAACAATGGCGGCAGTGATAATGAATCTGATGAAGATTCGAGCTCTTattttccttcttctcgtccttGTTTCGTTTGCTTCTTTGACGCCGAGGAAGACACCTAGCCTAGGCGTTACGCTGAAATCAAAGACGAAATTAGGAAAGAAAACGAGTCGAGATAATACTAATATCGATTATCAGATTGCTAAAAGGGGGTTTAAGACATATTACTATGATCAAACACTTGATCATTTCAATTACAAACCAGATAGTTACTCTACATTCAAGCAGAGGTACATTGTTAATTCTAACAGTTGGAAACCGTGCAAATTCGCACCGATTTTCTCCTACCTTGGAGAAGAGTCTTCTATTGATAATGATATTCATGCCATCGGATTTCTCCCTGAAAATGCTCCTAAGTTTGGTGCTCTCTTAGTCTATATAGAGGTGAGTACTTTATAGAATCTAGATTGTATCTCGTCTCAAAATACTTGTCAATTTATTTTACACATTAATTTTGTGTAGAAGAATTGACGATTATTTTAGGACGGAAATTTATATGATACGTTATAATTCATACCTATGGAATATGAATATATTAAAATTTGAAATTATTGTAGCATCGGTACTATGGAAAATCAGTTCCATTCGGATCGGGGGAAAAAGCATTGAAAAATGCTAATATTCGAGGATACTTCAACTCGGCACAAGCAATGGCTGATTATGCCGAGATTCTTGTGCATGTGAAGAAACAATTCAATGCAGAATCTTCTCCCATAATAGTCTTTGGAGGATCTTATGGTGGAAGTAAGTTgacttaattctaataattataattgaAATTATTAAGTAATAATCCACTCTTTAATGTTTTATGAACATTAGTGTTGGCGGCATGGTTCCGTCTAAAATATCCTCATATCGCCATTGGAGGATTGGCTTCTTCAGCTCCGATTCTGTATTTCGACAAGATTACTCCGTCGGATGGATACTATAAGCGTGTCACGGAAGATTTCAAGGTAAAAGAAACTAATATTTTCTCACTATTGTTGACAATATTGTAATGTACTAATAATATTCCTAATGAATAAATGAATGAATGCAGGAAGCTAGTCATAGTTGTTATATAATTTCGATGAATAATTAAAACGTTCTTGCAAATGATCGTAATTTGTTTATAATTAATCTGTTTTAAAACTAGGCCACTTCAGAATTCTTCAGATTTGAAAGATTTCCTAGACACATTGTATTCGGCGGCAGCTCAATATGATAGTCCGCCCAAGTACCCTGTGACGAAGGTGTGCGGCGGCATTGACGGCGGCAAACATGGAAATGACATTCTCGGGAATGGTCGGCTATTACGGCGAACGTTCTTGATCCATTCTTCTCTGATGAGACACTCGATGGCTGGCAGGTATTTAATTATTCCCCTGGAATCGAACCCACGTCCTAACACAAGAAGAGTAAATGGGGTCATGTCATGGTTGGCTATAAATAAGTAGAATTAATCTCTTACATTTTACCATAAAAATAATTCTAGTTCATAATTAATGTCTAGCACCACCATCCACGGATTTAATTATCGGTAATCAGGATTGATTAAAGAAAATTGTTTTTTTGAATATCGGTAATCAGGATTGATTAAGAAAATTGATTTTTCGAATGTAGTGTTGTAGTGACATGGTGATCCCGATCGGACGTGGCAGCAATGATACGATGTTTCCGGCATCGCTTTTTGTACTGAAGGAATATGAACAGTATTGCAAGAATACTTACGGAGTTCTTCCTAGGCCACATTGGATTACTACTTACTTCGGTGGCCATGTAATTATTAATTAAGCAccttaattaatatttttttaatcatCTTTAATTAAAGATGTTTGGTAGTAACATATCTTCTGCAACGGCCTCTCTAATCACTCCCTGTGTTTGCATTGTAGCGTATACACGAGGTCCTCAAGAGGTTTGGTAGTAACATCATCTTCTCCAACGGCCTACGTGATCCTTACAGTACTGCcgggtaattaattaattaattgactAATTACACTACATAAAAGTGATTTAAGTCAATAAATTACCTAAATAGCAATTAATCTTTTAGGGTTTTGGAGAACATATCCGACAGTCTGATAGCACTTAAAACCAAGAACGGTAAATATCGTTTCCTTCCATCTCCTAGCAAGCATATGAAGATATTGCTTAATACTTATTCTTCCGTCCCAAATTAAATGTTATTATAAACATAATTTTTTATCTCAAATTTGATGCAAATTTTGACAAATTTAAGGAATATTAACTATATTTTTCTATTATATCCTTACCAATTTTATCTTCACCCTCATGTCTTTTATGCACCCTCCCTCACCAACTTCACCCATATATTTCTCATTAGAGATTTTTAGTCTATACAATCATAATTATGTTGAAAAATGAGcttgtaaatatatttttttaatttatatgaAATATTCTAGATTAGCATCTAATTTGGGACGGAATAATAGTATATATTCTACTGAATATTGATTTTGCAGGATCACATTGCTTGGACATACTGATCCAGATTGGTTGATACTACAGAGGAACATTGAACTTAACATTATCAACATTTGGATTCTCCAATACAATCAAGATATGCTTCGAAGCAGCTCTAAATAAATTCATTTCTTGTTTGCTACGGAATTTTATTTTTCTCCttcctttttaaaaatatttagagAACAAAATTATTCATTGTTTTAAACCATTTCCATTGAAATTTCCACAAATTTTATCATTACAGTATTATGATTAAATCAAACTTTTTGTTAATTCCCTACCCAACCCAACTATTACAGCTTCTAAAAAAACTATCCCAGCTTCCTACATAATCAAACCTCTCTCTCTCTCTGCTTTACAAAAGTTGATCAAAATTAATATTCCTCATAAAAGCTATCTTAAATTAAATCAAATGAAGACATCTTCGCAGTTTATTTATTACATTAGCCTCTTGGCCTGATGGTTATCGGGTAGGCTTTCATCCtagaggttatgaatctagagccAAGAAAATCGATATGTATATTGAGCTTTTGTTGGTCGTCAAGCACAACATAGAGAAATCTCTGCATTACGAGTAGCATCTTCCTCATATCCTACTACATGTTGTAGACTTGCTGAGTTATTTTTAGAGAGCTGTAGGCTTGTTCAGAATTTTAAAGAACTATTTTAGCGAGTTATAGACTTATTGAGTTATTTTAGCGAGTTGCAGGTTTGTTGAGTTTTTCCATAATTTTTTAGCGAGTTGTAGGCTCGTTGAGATTTCTTCCGAATTGTTGAGTTATTTTAGAGAGTTGTAGGCTTGTTGAGATTTTCCCTAACTTTTTAGTGAGTTGTAGACTTGTTGAGTTATTCTAGCGAGTTGTAAACTTGTTGAGATATATCAATAAATTTTTTTAACGAGTTTAAGACTTGCTGAGTTGTATTAGCGAGTTGTGGGCTTGTTGGATTTTTTTCATAATTTTGTTAGCAAATTGTAAACTTCAAAATTGTAAACTTGCGGAGATATATCAATAAGTAGCATTCCATTAAACTAGAATTTTCATCAATCAACAATAGAAATTTcaattctcaaaaaaaaaaaaaaataaataaataaataaatagcgaGCTGTAAACTTGTTGAGATATATCAATAAATTTTTTTAACGAGTTTAGGACTTGTTGAGTTATATTAGCGAGTTGTAGGCTTGTTGggcttttttaataatttttgttagcaAATTGTAAACTTGCGGAGATATATCAATAAGTAGCATTCCATTAAACCAGAATTTTCATCAATCAACAATAGAAATTTcaattctcaaaaaaaaaaaaaagaataaactATTTATAAATGAAAAGCCACAAAATTAAGGAACAATAACAAATTCAAACCAGTAGTTTGGCATATAAAGACCAACATGCTAGCTTATTAGTTTTTTTGTCCCAGAGTTTGCTACTTCTACTTCCGGCGGTTGTAGGAAATGTTCACAAGTCTACCGGTCCAAAAGGATCGTCAGAAAACTGAGGATCGGGGACAATGTTCTTTGACATGATAGGTTGGTATCTCCCGTCAGGAAAGTTCCAAAATGAGTCGGATTTCTGGAAGAACACATAGAATATAGCAGCAGAAACCAAAAATAGACCAGCAAGCAGCACATAAATCTGCCACTCTGCACATTCCCAACAAAAAATTAGTCTTTGCTTTCAATTTGTGAAAAaagggaaaaaagttttttttttttaaaaaaagcaaATTACCTTTCCAATCTACGGGGACTGTGAGCTTGGTCACCATAGCTCCCCATTCATCGGATGTTGTCAGTACAACCCTACAAAATATATTAAAGAGATTTAGTGCCCAGGTTTACCGTATTAGATGACTACACAACAATTAATGACTTATAATCTTTGAACTGACCTTTGATTAGGACAGAACTCCAGTGTTTCAATGTTTGTGCCCAAGTGGAGTCGTTTACTATAGTGAGAGATCTCCATTTTCTTCACTTCAACTACAGAAATGTCTCCGTCTTTGCTTCCTCTGTAGTAAAAAGCAAGTAAGGTTTCAATATGTGCTCAAAAGATGGAAGATTAGACCTAAATAATAAGCAAAATAACAATGCTAGAACTGATAACTTACAAAGCAAGATATTTCCCATCCAGGCTGACGGACATGGCTTTCTAAGTAACTTCTTATATCCAATTTTTTTCCAAGTGCTTATATCATAGACTGTAGTTACAGCTTTATCACCTGTTTTATAGGATATCAGTTGGGTTAGAATTCATATAGAACCATGCATATACTAAAATGAAGATGTGAGCTGGATTGAATGTCTGTCTACCTTTCTGTACTGAACAAAATAAAAAAAGGTTTTGTCCCATCCTGAGAAAATTGGCATAATTCAATCTTTTCATCCTGTGGATTAAACCACTGTCAATATCTGTCGTGAAATCGTATAATAGCAACAGGGTGCTTAATTTATATGATCGTACCAAATCTCGAGTCAAAGAAGTTAACGGAACTCCATCTTCCATATTCCATATTCTTGCAGTCCCATCGGTTGATGTTGAAGCTAAGAATGCCGAGTCAAGACTAAAAAATAAAGAAACGGTTTTCAATTGATATCCAGAGTAAACCATGAAGTTTCATTTCATCTCAGAAAGAATCAACTCCAGAAACAAGAATGTAATCAATTTTATACTTTTGGTCTGTTGTACCTGAAATCCATATCGCGAAAAGATCTGTGAGCCTCTGATTCATCTAAAATTACACGCTGACTTGGCCACTCCAAGATTCTGAGATGTCCATCCTACAATAGTTGATTGCAGTTAACTCAATTCAAAAAACCGGCTGAAGGGAAATTTTAAAAGAAGTATAATACTCGTTGTTTATACATATCGAAATAAAAACTTGCTGCATACCATACTACCAGCAGCCAATTTCTTTCCATCAACGCTGAAAACTAGGCATTTCTGTTGCCCAACATCTCGGAGAGGAGGTATATAAATTGACGATAACTTCAAGTTCGTCTCTTTACCATACAAAAACAGCAATCTGAATGAAAACCACATGAGTATCGATACATAAACTGTCGAAAACAGAGAAGTAGCAAAATGCATGAACAGTATATATAAATTTGGCGCGATGGAGCCATTTATGATTGAAAATTTGAAATTGAAGGTTTTAATCAATAGGTAGTGGATTTAACTCACTTGCAACCACCATTGCTAGTGGAGCAAACGACGTCGTCTCCACCAGGGTGTACAGCAATTGTCACGGGGTCACCTTCACTTTCCTCAAACTCGTGCGTTGCCTGATCATCATAAAGTAATACATAAATAAAAACACAACACCTTGAAAATTAAAAGGAGTTGACAACTCCAAATGGGGAATAAAGAGACAGGGAAAGGTATACCAGTGGGGAGAAAGAGAGAGAAACGGTTTCAGGGTCGAAGGAGAAGATCTCAAGCTTAGCCGGAGAAGAAGCGTCAATTCGACACTTGCCGAGTACGACCCAGTTGATTTTCTCGGGTTTTCGGATCCAAGCCCCGCATCTGACGGACAATTCCTTGGAATTTCCCATTAAAATCAAACTCTATCTGCTCTGATTAAATGTATGTATAGAAAGAGAAAGAAAACGAAAACTGAGTTTTAGAGAGAGATGTATACTATAGTCCTTTTGCCGGCAAGCGACGACTTCGaagagtatttatatatttataataaattaattaattaaataaataaataaataaatatctttacAATGGAATTGGATATTCTCTTTGTACTGTGTATACGCGTGAACTGAAAGGAACAAGGACCCATTTTACATGGCTATGCCCCGCCTTTTCGGAGTCGTGCTATTTTGTACATTCAGAACTTATACATCGATGTATATCCTGCATAATATGATTGTTTTGTAGGGACGTACGTAGAATCGAATTATGTAGAAATGTACATGAATATATAAAATCGAGATGTGCATATAGTTACTCTGACATTTTTGCAACTGCAACGATACGTACAAGTAGTACTAGTATTTCATTTCATATTATCGAATGGGTtgacttttattttat contains:
- the LOC139881209 gene encoding LOW QUALITY PROTEIN: SEC12-like protein 1 (The sequence of the model RefSeq protein was modified relative to this genomic sequence to represent the inferred CDS: inserted 1 base in 1 codon; deleted 1 base in 1 codon), producing MGNSKELSVRCGAWIRKPEKINWVVLGKCRIDASSPAKLEIFSFDPETVSLSFSPLATHEFEESEGDPVTIAVHPGGDDVVCSTSNGGCKLLFLYGKETNLKLSSIYIPPLRDVGQQKCLVFSVDGKKLAAGSMDGHLRILEWPSQRVILDESEAHRSFRDMDFSLDSAFLASTSTDGTARIWNMEDGVPLTSLTRDLDEKIELCQFSQDGTKPFLFCSVQKGDKAVTTVYDISTWKKIGYKKLLRKPXSVSLDGKYLALGSKDGDISVVEVKKMEISHYSKRLHLGTNIETLEFCPNQRVVLTTSDEWGAMVTKLTVPVDWKEWQIYVLLAGLFLVSAAIFYVFFQKSDSFWNFPDGRYQPIMSKNIVPDPQFSDDPFGPVDL